Part of the Prevotella communis genome is shown below.
GGTCTTACTACAGAAGACTTATGTCATATAGGCTTCGTTGTGAAGTTTTTCCTCAAGAAGCGTAACAACTATGGGGCAGCTTTCATAAAAGAAGTATTCCCCCATCAGCTGAAAGACGTAGAACTTAGTACCCTTGAAGTAAAGTTGGCCTCAAACGAATCCCCGAATAAACACATACCTATTCCAGAGGTATGCTGGCCAGAACATGGCAGTTTACCAAAGAAATATAACGGCCAAATCACAGAAGAACTAATCGGAAAAGTATAAACGATAATCACTGGGAATAAGCTATTCAATACAGTTTATTCCCAGTTTATTTTAGTTTATAGCGGTATAAGGATATACCATTGATAAACCCTGTTCCTTTGCGGCGATGTTCCACTAAAGGGACAGGATTTTATAATGATAGAAGAACAAATACAAAATCTGACAGAGAAAGTCAATCAGCTTACACAACTCGTTTATGAGTTGTCGAAAGCGATTACTCCATGTGAGCAATCATCAGTATCTAACCACCATGTCCTCACTGACATTGAAGGAGCCATGCGTATTACTGGCAAGGCAAAGCCCACCATCTATGCCAACGCCCGTAAAGGTATCATCCCTCACTATAAAAGAGGTAACAAGCTATACTTCTACGAGGATGAACTTTACCAATGGATTGAAGGTGGCAGGCAGAACTGCTATGGTATAAACTCCGAAGAAATGCTCAAAGAGATTCGGCAGGGGATTCACCACTTGCCAAGTTCTAACCGCTAATCATCTGGTATATGATTAACAAGCAATGTTTACCCTTTGAATGCTTGCAGGTGGAGATTCAAGGTGTCATCAAAAACTTCACTGAAGTATACCAGTGTGATGCTGACATCATCGTGTCAACCATCTACGCCATTGTGAGTATTGCCGTCAACAAGTCCATCAAACTGTTTGACGGCAAATACACAAACTATCCCTCAATGTGGATTTGTCACGTGGCTCCAAGCGGCAGTAACAAGAGTGCGCCAGTGAAGATGCTATTCAAGCCAATCAACGAACTAAATGAGGAAGCGGTGGTGGCTTACTATGAAGAACTTCGACATACAGACAAGGACGATAGCAACAAGCCTAAGCCTATCTGTAAGAAACTGTCACTAACCGACACTACCCCCGAAGCTATTTACAAGGCACTTTCCTTTATGCCGCAGATGGTTTATCGTGATGAGATAAAGGGCATGATTGATGACTTCGACCGCTATAATCGTAGCGGTATCATCAGCAATATGCTCTCCATCTGGGATAGTACCAGTTTCTGCATCGACCGCAAGACTGAAGACCCAACCTTCATCCGAGAGCCATTCTTGGACATACTTGGTGGCATTCAACCAGGGCTCTTGAAATCAACATTCGGTAATCCGCAGTTGATGATTAGCGGATTTAACCAACGCATTCTTTTTGTCTATCCCGATAAGCTTCCTGTCACCTACTATTCCGATAATCTGCTCAGTGAAGCCATCATGCCCTACTGGACAAACTTCGTTAGAGATCTGATGAAGTTAGAATCAACTACGCTATCTCTTTCCCCTGAGGCTAAAGACTTCTATTGCACTTACTATAACATGCTGCAAGACAAGAAGTCCTCTTCTGATGACTATATGCAGTACGTCTATAGTAAGTTCCAGATTATCATCCTACGCTGGTCTATCGTTACTCACCTGCTATGGGAGAAAACTTTCGAATACTATCGCAAAGACACTATCTCAGGTGATGAAATGTTACAAGCTATTCAGTGTATGAACTACTTTGAGAGTGCAGCAGAGAAGGTCTATCATGAGATTAGTGGAGGAATGTATCAGGGTTTCACCAAAGAGCAAAGCCTACAGATACTCTATAACACCTATAAGGGTGAAGTGAATCTGCAGAAGTTGGCCGATGCGCTTGGCTGTTCTCGTCAATATGTAAGCAAGGCTGTCAACAAGAAAGACCCGAGTTGACAAGTTGCGCCAAATTTTCAAGTTATGTCTTGGTTATCAGTAATATACACAAGAATAGGCCGCAACTACGCAACATTTGTGACAAATATGGCCGACATAAGCCCTCCGCAGGAGTTCCCTGTTACTCTTCCTTAGAAGGGTGATAGCCCACTAGCACCCTAAAGAGTGCAATGGGCTCAGGGAAGCATTCCCTAAGAACCTTTCCACAAGGGCTTCGCCCCTTGACCCCATCTTTTGAAGTAACAATCATAAAATCAAACATGCACTATGGCTAAGACATCAATACATTTCGTCCCAGTAAAATCTGGGAGTGAGATACACAATCTCCGTGAGAAAGAACTTGATTACGTGATCAAAGAACTCACACCAAACAACGAGCACTGGGTTGATCCTCGATACGAAGGTCAGACCTTGGCAGATATTCGTAAGGAAATCGCAGACCGTTATCAGACTCATGTAGGTCAGAAAATGCAAGCAAAAGCCGCTCCCATCCGTGAAGCAGTCATCGTTATCAAGCCTGATACCACAATGGCAGATCTCCAACTATTGGCAAAGCAACTTGAAAAGGAGTTCGGCATCAAATGCATTCAGCTTCATATCCATCGTGATGAAGGCTTTAGCAAGGATAATCCAGATCCCTCGAAGTTGAATCTACATGCTCATTTTGTAGCAGACTGGACACATGCCAATGGAACGTCATTGCGCCTGACTCCACAAGACACCTCAAAAATGCAGACTATTGGAGCCGAATGTCTCAAGATGGAACGTGGTAGTAGTTCTAACGTAAAGCATCTCAATGCAGTACAGTACAAGGAGAAAAAGGCTCTTGAGAATATCTCTTCCCTTAGGAAACTGGTCTACAAGTCATTTCTCTCCCAAAATGCCAAGAATGCACTCTATAAGAAGATAGACCAACTCGTAGAGGATCTAAAGGCTGACCCAATGAATATTCAGCTTCAGCAACAGGTAGAGCAACTGACTGAAAAGGTCACTCAACTTCAAGCAGATATTGAACGCAGAAAGCAACAACGTGAGCAGGACCAAAAGACCATATCAGCATTAAGGGAAGAAAATGCCCAGTTGCGTCGCAACAATGAAAAGAATGCCTCCTTCAACGAGAATCTACGCAAGGAAAATCGGGACTTAAAGCGCAAGGCTTACCCAGAGCGTTATGTCCTACCCTCTTTCATCAATGTAGATGCTACACGCATCTATAAAGACAAGCAAGGACAGTGCCACATCGCCATGATGTTTACTGGTGGTTCCAAGGAATATAGCGAGAAGATGAGCAACGAGGACTTTATGGCTTTCAAGAATGGTGACTTGACGAAAGAAGAAGTCATCGCCAAATACTATAAGCCCCTCATTGAAGGCTACATCCGCAGAGAGTTTTCAAGACCCGAAAAACGCTCCGCAGCTCTTTCCCTCATAGAGAATACCATCTTCGACTACATGAAACTCTATGCCAGTTCCACCTTTGTTCCATCATCCAATGGTGACAACAATCCTCGCAAGCGAAGAAACTATGATGATATAGACGATATAAATGAAGAAGAGCGTAAGGGGATGGCATATAAATGAATCCAAATGGCTATAATTCTGCTAGGTAATTCACAAAAAGCGTTAAACATTCAAAAATCGCCAATGTTGTGTCCGAACACACTGTCTTGTAAAAGAAAGTTTTTCGTATTAGAAGTATTATAACTCCTTTTCGTTTAATTTAGAAGTTGCGCACGACACGGACTTAGTGCAGAAATGTATGATAGGAATGGCTAAACAGCAAGGAACAAATGTTTGTGTGTATAGCGAGACTGGTAGCTTTATGTTCAATAAGACAGGGAATCTTGTCGGCTATACGTCAAATACTGTTACGGTAAAACAAGGCGGAACCACCTATGTTTATGGGGAACATGGAGAAATCAAGTTCACAAAATAGGAAATGATAGAATAATACGAGCACAAACATTCAAAGCATAAATAGGCGAGGCTTCCTGACCAATCTATTCATGTCATCGAGCAGGGCGGCATTTGAAAAGACAATGCCGTCCTGTTTTACGATACCATAGTCTTGATGGGCATGTCCAAAAAGGTGGTATCGTGGTTTTACATCCATTACTCTGTTACGTAATGGAGCGTTACCCCAATGAATACCAATCGATTGGTCAAGTATCATCACAGGTGGCTCATGTGTAACAACTATATCTGTTCCTAATGGGATTAACTCTTCAGAGTGATTGTATGCTATACCGAAGAACTTAACACCCTCAATCTCCACGCCACAATCCTGAAGGAAGTGAACGTTCTCAGGCAAATCCTCTATCCCCTCAGCATCCCATAGACAAAGATCATGGTTGCCTGTTACGAAAATCTTATGCGGATAACGCAGTTCAATAAACCAGTTCAAGAAGTCAAGTACTTCTTCCTCTGTGCCATTATTGCTGATGTCACCACTATGAACGATGACATCAGCTTCTGGCATATCCTTTATCCTCTGGTGTAAGCCATGAGTATCAGAGAGGTGCAGAATCTTCATTCGCACTTGAAATTTAGTAAAGGGAATAACATCACCCTTGGTACAAGTTCTGTATCGCTCATAGTCAAACTTAGACTATTCAGTCGAACATGAGGATGAACAGCGACAGAATCCCAATCCCAATCTATCAATGTCTCTTGAAAATCCTCAAAGGAGTCGTAATAGTTACTTGCCATTTCGTCTGACTCGAAATTCTTCCGAATGATATCTGGAACTACTGGCCCGACAACTGTTGCTGGTACTACAGCCTTATATCCTGCTTGGAACGCAGCAAGCACTTTTTCACCAACCTTGAATCTGCACTCCTCTTGGTACTTTTTCCCTCCAGGTTTGTGGCCCCCTTCTTTATATGTTGCCAACAAGTCGAAATTTGAATCATATACGTTTACCATCATGGGTGCAGAATCTTCTTCCTCATAGATTTCATAGCCTAGAAGTGCATGTGGTCTGAAAACTGTATGTGAGAGAATTGATCTGGCATCTTCCATGTTTTTGAAGTCGCCGAGACATCTTGCACAAAGTCTCCAATATGTGCTGTCGCCATCATGTGATATGACTTTTGTGTCGTCTTTTGGCTTATCAATGCAGATAACCTCCGCTTTACAAGTGTCGGCTTTACTTGATGATATTGGAGAAATGCAATCTCCGTCATTTAATACGATAACGGGCCATTCGTCGCTGAACTCTCTGGCAAATGCTTCTGGTTTTTCCGTATGGATGGGAATGATGCCATTTGGATGCAACAAACGGAGGAACTCACGTAGGTCAGACATGTCAATATGACCACTAGTGTGCATATAATCGAAATCCTCATCCAGCGATCTAGCCAGATTCTCGTTGTATGCATTTGAACCTTCTTTGACGTAGCCGTTCCACATCGAAAGAACTCTCTTTTTCTCCCCAGGTATCTGTTCTATCAGTTTGTCAAAGCGTGGATTAGCGCGAGCTATGAGGACATATCCATATTCACTAAGAGCGTCCTTAAAACTATCTGAGACAAAGAAACTATTTTTGTCATACTTGTCATATATCAAAGACTTTGGCTCATGTTTCCCATATTGGTACAATTTTGATTTAGTCCATATAGAACCGCTATTAACGACAGTATCCATCACTTCCTTCTGATATTCATCTACATAAAAGGCGCGACGAGCCTTTTGGGCTGCCTGATAGAGAGCGAACAATCTGTCAATGTTGGTCGATGACATATAGACAACACATCCTTTATTATCTTTGAACAATGTTTCGAAATCCTTCTGAAGCCTGTACTCTTCCTTACTTGCTGCCTTTGGGCGCGCCACATTAGTTCCTTCACATACGACATAATCAACCTTGCCCACATACTTCTGTAGCATATCAGGAATCTTGCCACTTCTGAAACCATGCAAACGGAAGTCGCCTGTATGGTAAACTGAAACCCCATCAGCAACAATCTTGAAAGCATATGCATCAAAAGCGGAATGGTCAACAGTTACTGGCATGATGGAGAATGGACCGAACTTAAAAACGTTACCTTCCCTAAATGTGTTAACGTGCTCCAATCGTTCAAGCATCACCTTATGAGCTTCAATCTTATTTTTCAGATGGTTGGATAATACTCTTTGAATATCTCGTCCCACCTTACCCATATAGATAGGCAGTTCTTTGGGCAACTTAATGATACTGCCTATATGGTCACCATGATAATGTGTAATCAACAATGCACTCTTAGACAGGTCGCCATGAGTCATGCCCTCCACTTGCAAATCTCCTGTCTTGGGCCCACCAGGCAACTCTTCGCCATAATCAACGAACAGATGCCAACCGTTACATTCGTATTCTGTGACACAACCACCTATTTGGTGAGTGCCGCGATGGATTTTAATGTTCATATGTATCTAGGGATAATATTTTCAGTTAATAACGTCTTCTCTATATCCTCAATTCGTTCCGTCCTAGCCTTTGTCCTTTTCTCATAATTGAGTGCTATCAATAACTGTGGTTCAGGGTCAACGATTAGACTATCAACGTCACCAACAGGTGGAACAGGAAGACCCAACTTACCTTTTATTCTATATAACGTTTTATAATACTCAGCAAGCCTGTCTTTATTGTATTGAAGAAAAGCTCTGTAATTCCTAATCTGGGTTAATATTTCTGGCTCTCCGTTCGTTGTTCGCAAACGACTATCTCCTATTCTTTTGAGTTCTTCAAAAATGATACGGTTGTTCTCAATTTTTACCATATCAATTCTAATAGTTTCTTTCTCATTATCGTGAAAACGATGAGCGAATTCTGAATCTAAGTATATATCTCGTCTTGTCGTTATTAATCTCCCTTGAATAAATTTCTCTTTAGTATTCTCTCCATTTTCTGACTTGGAGTAATTGTTTCTAATATTTTCCTTTAATGTCTCTATTTTTGATTCCAACCATTTTTGGCAATCCTGATAGACTGGCGTGAATTTAACTTTACCATCTTTACCAACGCTTTTTCTATAATAATTCTTATCCAAAACGTCTGAATGTCCTAAATATTTTGGATGAGCATTTGCTACAATTCCTTTGCTATACTTATCATAAGATATCTCAGCCATTCTGCCTCCATAATAATATACATCAATAATGTTCTTTTTCCTGATTTCAATATAAAGCTCATTATCGTTTAATAATGTTTTCCACCATAATGGTGCATTATCGCCAATAAGGAATTGATACAGGCTATGGCCAACATCTAAAAGACCTGTTTCTAGTAAAGAAATATTGTTCATAAACTTATATTTTTGGTTAGTATTTCATATCATGTTTATAACACCACAATTCACCATCATATCCATGTTGAATAGACAATTTCTTTCCAGCCAACTTTGCCATGATTTGAAGATGCCTTGCTTCTTCCTTAGAGAGGAATACGACATTTTCGTCACTAATCCATTCACCATTGTCATTGCGAACTAGATGCCACTTTCTTTCTTCATCCTTGGTTTCCATTAGGCATATTCAAATTTGGGTACGTCTATTATTACATCTTCTGTCTCATCCCCATCATCCATTGTTGGCACAGCCAAGCGAACTTCATTGTCTCGCATGGTGTCGTCAACAAGCAGGGTCAGAGGATAGATGTCGCTATTTTCATCCAAGATAGGATAGCCATATTCATCAAACTCAGTCATAAAGGCTGAGTCAATGCCATAGACATAAATGCTGGGACTATACTTTTCCATCTCATGATTAACGAAAGGGTCTTGTACCGCATCAAATGATTTGCCCTGAGTCAAATCCATTCCGTATGTCAAGAAAGGTGCCGCATCATTCGACTTAGCCAAAAGTGCCATCGTTCGAGAGTTGGCATATAGGTTGAGTGCATATTCCGTACTATATGTATCATGGAAATCATATTCGAACTCTTTTATCACATCACGAAAAGACTTGCCATCACTTTTCCTCCTACCTCTTTTGTCGTAGTCGGCAGAGTCGAAGTAATAGGTCTTATAGAGTTCCTTCTCCATCATACTTGCGTAAATTTGCTACAAAGATAGGAATTATTTATGATATAATCAAGTTTCCTCATAAAAACTTGTTAATCATCTTGTATTTCTCTTCTAATCTCTTCCCGAATTTCCTCTTTTGCTTTTTGTCTTACGATGCCAGCAACTCTTGTACGTCCATGTTTGTCTGGCTTATGAGACCATACGCAGCTATGTCGCTGAACCCATTCAAGTTTAAATGATGGACATCTGCAAGAGATGTATTTTGATGGATGGTTTTGGGGCGAGTAGTCCTTACGACATTTTTTCTTATTCATTGCATTTTTATTTGTTATGATTCTGTCTCTTTGCAAAGCGTTTCGTATAGTTTCATAAACTCGTCGTGCAAATGCACTTTGATGTATGCTAATCGGTATACAAGCTTTGCGCGACGCTCTATATAGTCTCGATTGACCAACCATTTCCAATGCTTCTGAAGATCTTCTTTAATAAATCCCGCTTGTGGCTCAAGTTCCGTTCTTCCTTCTTCCAATAGCTTGTCAAGACGGCTTGTGATTTCGTCAGCCTGTTGTTTGTAGATAACGATACCATTGGTTTCTCGCAATACTTCGTCAACTTCTGGTATTCCGTAATAGTCACCGTCGCTTCTTATTTCACGATTCTTTAGATACTTGTATATCAAGTCGTTCGTAAGAGGGTGAGAGAAGGCACAGGCAGCAGTTAGTTGTTGAAGGTTTGAAGGCTTCAGTTGGCATAAGTCAAACTGATTAAAAGCACCCTCCAAAAAGAAAATTCCATCAGTGTCACCACGTTGGAGCAGTTGATAGGTGGCTTTGTCCTCGTAGTTGAAATCACATTTCTTTAATGCTGCATCTACTCCTGCTATAAGAAGCAGAGCCTTTTCTTCTGTCATTCTTTCTTTCATACGTCGTAGTATTTATTTTGCGAAACCGCAGGGAGTTTAGACTCCCGGCAGTTCCTTTTTGATTAGTCTTCTGAATTCTTTCTGTTGGCTCATGATGAGGGCGATTCTCAGTCGGTGGCGCAGTCGGTGATTCAGTTCGTAGTACCATCCGTGGCTGCTGGCGAAGCATTCGGCGACGTTGCGCTCCAGAAATTCAAGATTCTCTTTTGAGAGGTGCTCGTTGAGCCGCATGCCCATCAGCAGGTAGTATTCCGTGTGGCCTCCGATTTGCGGGTACTCATGGAGCCAGGCCGAAAAGAGTCGCAGGAATTCTTGGTCGCTTTCGCCCTCCTGCTTGAACTCATAGGCGGCGCACAGCGAGCCAGGCGCCGTCAGGTAGTTCATCGTGTCATCACTCAGGATCTTGTGTCCTCTTACTTTCAGGCTGTCCAGATACAGCCTCATGGGTTGTTCAATCTTTCTCGTTAGCATAATTCACTATACGATTCCGAAATTTTTACACCGAATTGTGTTCGGACACAAAGGATTTAATAAACAAATATTAACTTAAAACCAATAGATTTAAGGAATATTTATAATAAATATGACACTAAGTCTACTAAACTTAGTGCCACATAAAAATTCTGTCTCACTTCCTCAACAGCTTGACGTACCACTCTTCATCAGGATGGAATCCGAAGAAGGCTTTTCCATCACCACCTAAATCCCAAGAACTCATAACCTCCAAGGACTTTAAGGGAAGAAGATGATGCTTTCCTTGATGTAATAACACATTCGCCCTACGGCGAAACTTTCGGCTACTCGCCTGCTTTCCTTTCTTTTGCGACTTGCAGCAACACCATGTGCTGCCCGGCATTCGCTTTCTACTTCTGCTCATTGTCTCGTAAATGTTATGAGGCGACATGGATTATTGTCTCATGTCGTCTCGGTTAAACATTACGAGGCTGTTAATTTCTGAATGTTCATAATCGTATTTCTTTCCCTTTAGGTTTCCTCTTGTTTAATATCCCAACATAGCTGCTGGCGTTATTCCTAAAGTGACACAGAGCAGACGGGCAATTTTCAGCGTAGGCTCTGCCCTTCCTGAGACGTAGTCGCTTATGCGTGAAGGACTAACCCCAATCTCTGTAGCCAACTGCTTCTGACTCATATTCTTCTCGTCCAACGAAAGCTGTATCAACTGGGCTACGGTAGGTTTGCCTATGGGATAGTGTTCCTTCTCATAGTCAATGACAACATCCGACATCATTGTCAACTCCACAGCATTGCGGTCGTTGGCAGGTGTATTGTCATCCACCATTGGCAACAATTCCTCAATTCGTGCCAATGCGAATTCATATTGCTCTTTCGTAATCTTTGCCATATCTGTACCTCCTATATTATATCGTTGAAACATCTATCTTATCATATTCACTGTGAGTACCCACAAATCGGATGAAAATATGCCCGATTGTGAACTTTACGACCACAACAAGCCGATATTTGTTGCCCCTAATGTCAAAGACATAATGTTGATTCCCGACGGAGTCTGTTGTGGGGAAGTCTGCTTTTATATCCGACAGGTTCTTCCATTCTGCCTTTTCTGCGATATCATACCATCGTTCAAGTGCAGCCTGAGCGTCTCCATGTCCTTCTGAACTATAGAACTCAACTAATCGTCTATGTGATACTATCCTCATATTGGGTGCAAATTTACGAAATAGTTTTGAAATTCAAAAGAATATCGCTATTTTTTTCTGATTTTTAAGATTTTTCTTTCGATTTTCTTTGTTATCTTGTGATTATTGATTATCTTTGCAGCGCAATAGTACAGAACAGATGATGATACTCTTCTGAGCGAAGAGCGAGTTTGTGGAAGACCTCTCAATGAACTAAAGGAAAAAAATCTCGATTTTCTATTTCCTGAAATTCATTTGTACGGTTTAACTCTTAAAGTGCAGAATATCAGCACTTTGTAGATGCTGCGTGGCAAAATGGAGATGGTTACGCATTTTTCTCGTCAATCATTTTTGCCGCAAACGCATGTTTCCTCATCGAAAAGTGCCTTTTTTTAATTGTCACAACTGTCACTGTCACGCACTCCGTCATTTCTCATTTTTTACATTATCTCATTTTTACATTTTCCCATACTAAGCCATTTATTTTCGATGTATTCCTTTGTCTTTACAAATAATATTTGTATCTTTGCATCACATAAACACTAAAGACCAAGAATGAGTAAGAAGTCTATACGCTTTTTCAACGATAGAGAAGTGCGAGCCGTTTGGGACGAAGAAAACTCTAAGTGGTGGTTCTCGGCTACTGACATTGTGCGTGCTATCAATGATGAGGAGGACTATAAGAAATGTCGTAACTATTGGAAGTACCTGAAAGGCAAGTTCTCAAAGGAGGGCATTCAACTGGTTAGTGTCACTAACCACCTCAAATTTGAGGCACCAGATGGCAAACAACGTGCCGCTGATGCGATGGATGCAGACTGCGTAAAGACATTAGCAAAGCACTATCCTAATAATCGTGCAAGTGCTTTCCTCGACTGGTTTTTATATAGCGACAACACCATTGACGGACAGAGCAAGAAAAAAGCATATACCCTTGTTGAGAGTGGCCTATTGGAAACGTTGAAACCTGGTACTGTCAAAGCACTACAGCAGATTCATGCTTATCTCTTTGGTGGCCTCTATGATTTTGCTGGCAAAATCCGCACCAAGACCATTTCTAAAGGTAATACCATTTTCTGTTTGGCTGAGTATCTGCATGATAATTTGAAAACTATAGAGCAGATGCCAGAGACTACTTTCGATGAGATAGTAGATAAGTATGTGGAGATGAATGTGGCCCATCCTTTTATGGAAGGTAATGGTCGCTCTACACGCATTTGGCTTGACTTGATTTTCAAGAAGCAGCTGAAGATGTGTGTGGACTGGAGCAAGATAGATAAGAAAGACTATCTCGATGCTATGATCGCAAGCCAAATGGACAGTACAAGAATCCGAGAACTGCTGAAACAGGCTATGACGGACCGTATTGACGATCGCGAAATCTTCATGAAGAGCATCGATTATTCTTACTACTACGAACAGGAGGATTAGAGATGGCAGGCCAATCCCCTATCATCCTCACTCATTTTTACTGCGAACGCATGCTTCTTCATCGAAAAGTGTAGTTTTTGCCTGGTTTTTGTGCCTTTTAGGGCGGAAAACTGAGATGATTTGTGCCTTTTAGAGGTTAGGCATCTCGGGAGCCTTGTTTGTTGTTATGTCGTATCTTGTTGATTATAAGCTTTTTAGATAAGACTATTTCTTGTTTTCAATATCAATATCAATAATATCAGTTTGTTTTTTGGGGTGTGCCTTTCTTGTATTATATATATAACTATCTATATATTAATAAGTTATATAATAATTACGGCAAGTGTAGACCCTTGTTTTTTAATTGATATAACTGATATTGATATTGGCTTAGTCATTTTTTCTCTAAAATGGAAACCAGATTGCATTTTTTTTACTATCTTTGCAAGCAAGTATCGGCGCGAAGCCTCAGAGGAGGTGCCGGTATGATTTTTGAGGGTAAAAATATATTAGCGTTAGTGCTATATTCGGTGATGTCCCTGAACCTAGGAAATTCATAAGACGATTCACGAAACGAGTAAGTACCTGCGTCTACGCGATAGCGTGGGCTGGGCTTATCTTCGTGAATGGGTTTTCCTAGGACCTTGGGGCATCGATAAGAGCGGTTCACGCTTTTATTGTGTCCTGAGGTTCTATGTTGAGAACCCATTATCATTCGAATGATAGTTCTTTCGCCCTAAAACTATCGTTATAAATGAAATACGACAATACTTTTAAAGCTATAGACCAGATCCTGTGGAAAGAACCGGGATGTGGTAGTGAGTTGGATTATCTGGAGCAGAAATCATGGATGCTGTTCCTGAAATACCTCGACGACCTTGAAACGGAGCGCGAGGAGGAAGCAGAACTTGATGGCAAGACTTACAAGCGACTGGTTTCTGGCTTCTATCGTTGGAGCCAGTGGGCAACACCTAAGAAGCGCGACCCGCAGACGGGCAAGATGGTGCTCGATACTGTCAACGCAATGAGTGGCGACGACCTGGTGGAGTTCGTTGACCAGAAGCTCTTCCCATACCTGAAAGGATTTCAGAGTTCAGCCACTCAGACGGACAGCCTTGAATACAAGATAGGCGAAATCTTCGGAGAGTTGCACAACAAGATTCGCTCTGGATTCAACATGCGCGAGATTATCAATATGATTGATGAACTCCATTTTCAGAGTGCTGAGGACAAACACGAGATGACTGTGCTCTATGAAAGCAACATCCAGCGTATGGGTAATGCAGGCCGTAATGGTGGTGAGTATTACACGCCTCGTCCCCTGATTCGCAGCATCATCAAAGTGGTAGATCCCCAAATCGGTGAAACGGTTTATGACCCTGCCTGTGGTTCTGCTGGTTTCCTCTGCGAGGCTTTCCTCTATATGAAGGATAAGATCAAGAGTGTGAAAGACCATGAGATTTTGCAGAAAGAAACCTTTTACGGCAAGGAGAAGAA
Proteins encoded:
- a CDS encoding N-6 DNA methylase, with protein sequence MKYDNTFKAIDQILWKEPGCGSELDYLEQKSWMLFLKYLDDLETEREEEAELDGKTYKRLVSGFYRWSQWATPKKRDPQTGKMVLDTVNAMSGDDLVEFVDQKLFPYLKGFQSSATQTDSLEYKIGEIFGELHNKIRSGFNMREIINMIDELHFQSAEDKHEMTVLYESNIQRMGNAGRNGGEYYTPRPLIRSIIKVVDPQIGETVYDPACGSAGFLCEAFLYMKDKIKSVKDHEILQKETFYGKEKKGLPYIIATMNMIFHGVSAPNITHGNTLAMNLSQIQESDRKNVILANPPFGGNERGEVLQNFEIRTSETAYMFMQHFVKMLKAGGRAGIVIKNTFLSNGDASAIRKMLLENCNLHTILDLPSGVFTGAGVKTVVLFFTKGEPTEKIWYYQLDKHFTKTQALTESDMEEFLELQKAKAESEHSWTLDVSTLDDACDLSVKNPNKVEIVDERTPSEIAETILALNSENQTLINEILEMVK